DNA sequence from the Raphanus sativus cultivar WK10039 unplaced genomic scaffold, ASM80110v3 Scaffold3466, whole genome shotgun sequence genome:
ttatagattattaatttaaagagtttATActgtatttagaatttagatattttagacCTAAATCAAAACCATtatattatctaatatttttgattcaaacgctaataagtaatataaaaattgGCAATATAACCTATGATTTGATcattataaatatcatattttaaattttacaaatgcATTTTTTATGTACAACatgttttttcaaaatataaaatatgaaaagtttGACTATGTTTCTCatagattttgtttatttatttatttaattttaatttacattcaattatttaaattgtattaatttttttataatatatttttaaagcatACGAAAAAGTagaatatttttgataaaaagtttaaactcaatttatatttgaaaacaaaaaattgaaactaatttttttaaaattcatatatactaaataataaaataataataacaaattatttttttgaaaagttcAAATAATTGAGAAAATCTAATAGTCCTCTAAAGGTTGGACcagattttgaaatcttaaatctaaaatatttttgggtcgGATTAGACCGGATCCAAATATATATGGGATTAACAGGTTTAGACTGGACCGGACCAACCCGAATGGACACCCCTGACGGAGAGTTCAGATATATTTTACCAACAAAAGAAACTTAGATAATAACTAACACTATTGTTTATCTGTAGcaaatttaaaagaaagaagatatgGGCTTACTTCTGATTTTTCCCTTTTAAACCTGTAAGGCCCAAACCTTTTTCTCTTCAATATTACATCTGGACCCAGAAAGCTTTAAGAATATTACAATTGGACCCAAAAGCTTCTCCCAATTGCTGAATTTGGCCTAAAAGAGTGAAAAGTATCAAATCTTAACCTTGgaggttcttcttcttctaaagtTTACAAATAGAAACAAGAGGAAGAGCAGTAAAAGCATCAATGCCACTGATACGAACTTCCACAGCTTCTCATCATCCATTTCTCCAAACACGTTCTGCAGATCAGCAATGCTTCTCTTAGACTGCACACACAACAACATTGATCAATAAAAACCTTGAGCAAGTTTCATTGCAACAACTCTTATATTCGAAAACACATGGTGACTTACTGTTGAAACCATCTTCTTCTTTGACACAAGTTCATGTTCTTTGACAAAGATTTCTTTAGCATACTTGTAAAGCTCCACATCTAGATTGTTAAGCGATATGATCTGCTCAATGACCTCTCTAGAAACTCTTGTACGCGTCTGTAAAATGCATTATTGATTATTTCAGGCCTTCTCTCATTTTTACTTTActggttaaatttttttttttacctctgTGGTAAAATTTGCTGGCGATATTCTCTTCAAGGAGTTGACCCGTCTGGTTCCTTGTGACTTCCATAGATGAGTAATGCAGCCTTCATAGACTTCCATCAGGGTTTTGACCGTCATCTGAGGTGTATTCAACAGACATAAGAAGGATCACACACCACTTCACATGTTGTTGATCTTAAAggctaaaaaaagaaaagttactTACATTTCCACTCTTGGCTTCTATCTTATTCGATGCAACTTCAGATGTACCATTCTGCAGTAGTGTCAGTAATTTTCAGCAAGTAAATTGCAATTTTACAGCTCaacaaaaaagtaaatttattaTAGCCTGAGGAGCAGAACTTAACTTGAATTTTACTCTTATCTGACCCTGATTCTGAAACTGCGTCACTTTCTTCTGAAGCATCAAAGAGAATAAGGTTCAGAGTTTTTATGATTGCAAGTACAAGTTCTCATCAGATATAAGAGTAGTGCTGTAAATACTACTGAAAGATTGAGAAACCTACACCAACCTGGTTTAGTAGTTTTGTTTTTTGCAGTTAAGTTTGACGCAACCACTTGGGAAAGCACCTGAGAACCAACTACATTAGCAAAAAGTGATGCAGATTCTCTGTGCTCCTCTGTCAGTCCAACATACAACATGCTGTCCAACCTTCTCTGCAAAGACCAGaaagagtatatatataaaaacaatacgAAGATGCGTTTCGTTATGATGATATAAGAACAAAgtctaaacaaacaaacaaactacCTTGGCGACTTGAAGAACTGGCTCACCGAGGTTTTTGTGCTTCTGCACACAATGCCTAACCTCGTGTGCTTCTACTAAATGTGAATTGTTTGTCAATCCTGCAATCTGTGGAGATCTCTAATCAAttactttttttgaaaaaaaagatcaaaacagagaaacatgAAAAAGTACCTGAAATGTAGCTCCGTTGTGGATTATGTCATGAGCAGTAGGAGTGTCGAGATACTCGTGCAGCGGCATTAGCATCTCCTCCATGTCGTAAGGGTTATTATCCTCAATGATGACTACTCCCTTAACTTTTCTTGCATCTCTCTAAATAAAGGTCAAGCATGAGTAAACAAGCTTCAGATATGGTTCTAAAAATTGGTCTAGGCCACAACTCAGTCTAGATTTTCTTAAAATCTGGTTTATACTacttaaatcaattttaaaatgttctaaattagttaaaatcGGTTTAAATCAATCTTAATTAGTCTAAATCTGTTAAAGTAATCGATAATACTAGTAGAAATCTACAAATTtgtctagtttttttttctgtttgaaaTATCTAATTTCGataattcatcaaaataattttatataattaaaagcaacagaatattttaatttacaaaacgGCTAGTTAACACCTAACTATTTCTTTTATAATGTATGTTACAAGGGAGAGGTGAAGGAATGTACCCGAGCAAAGAGGTCTTCTCTCATCCATGGAACAAGGTACTTCCAAGGCCATATGTCCAGCGTGCTTATTACATTATTCTTGCGAATGCGACCAGCCATCATTGCAGCAGAAGTCAAATTGGGATGCACCAAGAACCTAGCTGCTACCTCAACGGAAAATTCGTAAGTGCTCAACACACGAGCGACGGGATCACGGACTATCGTCATCACCGAAGTTTTATCCCTCGGTAGCATTTCCATCAAACTATAATCGTCATGCGTGGCCAACAACTTGCACTTCTCCTTCCTATAAATATTTACAGGGGAACATAAGGTCTCAAACTATCTATTGATACAGAGAATTATTGTAAGAGAGAGGATACAGAAACCATACCTTGGATCGAAACGGAGCTTGTCGTAAGAACGAGGACATTCCTCAGCGTTATCATACAACTTCCTCAAGAAACTACAAGAGAGGAGAGACAACAAAAGCATCAACCACACACCGACCGGCCAAAAGATATCAGTTTCAGTTCAGCTTTTTTTGGTAAGAGAGAGATCACACAGACCAGTTAAAGTACGTTCTGCCACCAGTTCGAGGAACATGGAGAAAGAAGAGCAGATCCCGAAGCGAGCGTTTGTCTTTGTTGTTATAATAAGGATGTTGTTCTTcacgagaaggagaagaagcatcCGCCCATTTTTTGACAACTCTTTCGCAGTGATCAAACTCAAGTTCCCCAAAGGAAGCAAGAACTGATTGTGAAAACAAAGAAGTATTAATCCCACGATCAAAATCTATATAAGTAGAGCATTCTTTTTACATACAAACCTGAGCAAAGAAGTAGTAACCACACGAGAGCCAGCTCCGATATAGGATTCATTTTGTTTGCGCCCTGACTTCACACCATACTGATGGTTAAACGAATCAAAataatagaattaaaaaaaatcaaagctttTACAAGAAAACAGAGTATATAAACAGAGGAGAAAGAGATTCCGACACGAACAAAACAGAGAGACTGAAAAACGGTTGAAGAGTTGTGTACTAGTAGTAAatataaaacgaaacaaaactgaaaatgtTGGAGAAGGAGACAAGGGGGAAGAGGAGGGGGGGGGGACCCAGAAGATCGCAAGAATTGAATGTGAAAGGAACAGAGGAACATGAGAGAGAGGCCTACGTGTTATGGAGGAGTAATCGAGATCTCGTGCTCATAAATTCTCCTCGATCGCTGTTAGATTAGGGGTATCATCCACTAGGGGCCCTACGTGAAACCCAACAGGAACGAAGAAGAGTTTGTGTTGTGTGGCACTCCCGAGAGAAAAGGGTAACGAAAACTTCAAAGAAACACACACACGCACACTACTGCGAGAATTGATCAATGCTTTTTATTTTAGAGAAGAAATAAATATCTTAACTTTATTTTAGAGAAGAAATAAAtatctgttacaaaaaaaaaatatcttaactTTATTTTGTATTATCTTCTTTtaagaatttgccaaaaatccTCAGTTAGAATCCTCCAAAATTCACTATTTTAATGACTTTGATTAATCAAGAAAAATCAACaacattttcattatttttaagcaaaaaagaaaaaaaaaacaatttcatatttttagttttcatttcGAACAATATTTTGACTCATCTTTGACCTATTAATTCCATTTCCGTGATTTAGCGTTGGTCAACATTTATGATGTACTATCAAGGcctaaacttaataaaattgaaGAAGATATATGTAAACGTATCATTATTCTTCAACATGCATGGTTACTGTCATGTGTTGGGTTAATACGTATGAGAACAGTAAATTCAAACGGTTAGGGGAAAAGACAAGCTATGAACTCGGCATGAGATC
Encoded proteins:
- the LOC108834427 gene encoding protein-tyrosine sulfotransferase-like isoform X1, with amino-acid sequence MSTRSRLLLHNTQGANKMNPISELALVWLLLLCSVLASFGELEFDHCERVVKKWADASSPSREEQHPYYNNKDKRSLRDLLFFLHVPRTGGRTYFNCFLRKLYDNAEECPRSYDKLRFDPRKEKCKLLATHDDYSLMEMLPRDKTSVMTIVRDPVARVLSTYEFSVEVAARFLVHPNLTSAAMMAGRIRKNNVISTLDIWPWKYLVPWMREDLFARRDARKVKGVVIIEDNNPYDMEEMLMPLHEYLDTPTAHDIIHNGATFQIAGLTNNSHLVEAHEVRHCVQKHKNLGEPVLQVAKRRLDSMLYVGLTEEHRESASLFANVVGSQVLSQVVASNLTAKNKTTKPEESDAVSESGSDKSKIQNGTSEVASNKIEAKSGNMTVKTLMEVYEGCITHLWKSQGTRRVNSLKRISPANFTTETRTRVSREVIEQIISLNNLDVELYKYAKEIFVKEHELVSKKKMVSTSKRSIADLQNVFGEMDDEKLWKFVSVALMLLLLFLLFLFVNFRRRRTSKVKI
- the LOC108834427 gene encoding protein-tyrosine sulfotransferase-like isoform X2, with product MNPISELALVWLLLLCSVLASFGELEFDHCERVVKKWADASSPSREEQHPYYNNKDKRSLRDLLFFLHVPRTGGRTYFNCFLRKLYDNAEECPRSYDKLRFDPRKEKCKLLATHDDYSLMEMLPRDKTSVMTIVRDPVARVLSTYEFSVEVAARFLVHPNLTSAAMMAGRIRKNNVISTLDIWPWKYLVPWMREDLFARRDARKVKGVVIIEDNNPYDMEEMLMPLHEYLDTPTAHDIIHNGATFQIAGLTNNSHLVEAHEVRHCVQKHKNLGEPVLQVAKRRLDSMLYVGLTEEHRESASLFANVVGSQVLSQVVASNLTAKNKTTKPEESDAVSESGSDKSKIQNGTSEVASNKIEAKSGNMTVKTLMEVYEGCITHLWKSQGTRRVNSLKRISPANFTTETRTRVSREVIEQIISLNNLDVELYKYAKEIFVKEHELVSKKKMVSTSKRSIADLQNVFGEMDDEKLWKFVSVALMLLLLFLLFLFVNFRRRRTSKVKI